From Aquisalimonas asiatica, the proteins below share one genomic window:
- a CDS encoding ATP-binding SpoIIE family protein phosphatase, with protein sequence MPDSVKADAAATVLLVDDEPVNLQLLQGMLRHREGIQLLTAADGAEAVEQVRTRAIDLVLMDVLMPVMDGYEATRQIKALDGDSYVPVLFVTALNDDDQLARCVACGGDDFIAKPVNRVQLNARVDSWLRIAQVYRTVREQRDSLDAYQRRTEIDQWIAREVMQRATATPLLQGDGVRYCYWPAEILSGDMLLAAESPDGRAFFMLGDFTGHGIAASIGTVPTADLFHREVARGVDARELLASVNTKLHQYLPPNLFMAAALLVCDTARGCLEIWNGGMPDVLYRTDDGLLHRVESSHLPLGVQGHMDPFDMTRLEVSAGTFPDRVWILSDGAQEARNSDGEEYGQTRAEQALMAGGLARVEEELRAFQALAGDDVTMLEFRPEAAAEPAADVADRRVGSEWAFSMELDAAALRGPSPLQPIADGVAHLEKLTEEERQRFLTVLAELYSNALEHGVLGLDSALKASPDGFTEYYETRCRALDGLHSGFLRIQVGRGRDERGGLLRIRMTDSGAGFDHQRVLQGDACPDESLSGRGIKLLQGMCDSLCYYGRGNLVEARFRLAPRERDDRGAGED encoded by the coding sequence GTGCCTGATTCGGTGAAGGCCGATGCCGCGGCCACGGTGCTGCTGGTGGACGACGAGCCGGTCAACCTGCAGTTGCTCCAGGGTATGCTGCGGCATCGGGAAGGCATTCAGCTGCTTACCGCTGCCGATGGCGCCGAGGCGGTGGAGCAGGTGCGCACCCGGGCCATTGATCTCGTGCTCATGGACGTTCTCATGCCGGTCATGGACGGCTACGAGGCCACGCGACAGATCAAGGCCCTGGATGGCGACAGTTACGTCCCCGTGCTGTTTGTCACGGCGCTGAACGACGACGATCAACTGGCGCGCTGCGTTGCCTGCGGCGGTGACGACTTCATCGCCAAGCCCGTGAACCGCGTGCAGCTCAACGCCCGGGTCGACTCCTGGCTGCGTATCGCCCAGGTCTACCGCACGGTGCGTGAGCAGCGCGACTCCCTGGACGCCTATCAGCGGCGGACCGAGATCGATCAGTGGATCGCACGGGAGGTCATGCAGCGGGCCACCGCGACGCCGCTGCTCCAGGGTGATGGCGTGCGCTACTGCTACTGGCCGGCGGAGATCCTCAGCGGCGACATGCTGCTTGCCGCCGAGTCGCCAGACGGGCGTGCGTTCTTCATGCTCGGAGACTTCACCGGGCACGGCATCGCAGCCAGCATCGGCACCGTGCCCACGGCCGACCTGTTCCACCGCGAGGTCGCGCGGGGCGTGGACGCGCGCGAACTGCTGGCCAGCGTGAACACGAAACTCCACCAGTATCTGCCGCCGAACCTGTTCATGGCCGCAGCCCTGCTGGTGTGCGATACCGCCCGTGGCTGTCTCGAGATCTGGAATGGTGGCATGCCGGACGTGCTCTACCGCACTGACGACGGCTTGTTGCATCGGGTCGAATCCAGTCATCTGCCCCTGGGCGTGCAGGGCCATATGGATCCCTTCGACATGACCCGTCTCGAGGTGAGCGCGGGGACCTTCCCTGACCGGGTGTGGATTCTCAGTGACGGTGCTCAGGAGGCCCGCAACAGCGACGGCGAGGAGTATGGCCAGACGCGGGCGGAGCAGGCGCTGATGGCGGGCGGGCTGGCTCGCGTGGAGGAGGAGTTGCGGGCGTTCCAGGCGCTTGCCGGTGACGACGTGACCATGCTGGAGTTCCGACCCGAGGCGGCCGCGGAGCCGGCGGCGGATGTCGCCGACCGGAGAGTGGGCTCGGAGTGGGCCTTCTCCATGGAACTGGACGCCGCCGCGCTGCGGGGGCCGTCTCCGCTGCAGCCCATTGCCGACGGTGTCGCGCACCTGGAGAAACTGACTGAAGAGGAACGGCAACGGTTTCTCACCGTCCTGGCCGAGCTCTACTCCAACGCGCTGGAGCACGGTGTGCTGGGGCTCGACTCGGCGCTCAAGGCCTCGCCTGACGGATTCACGGAGTATTATGAGACCCGTTGCCGCGCCCTGGATGGGCTCCACTCCGGGTTCCTGCGGATTCAGGTCGGCCGCGGACGTGATGAACGCGGGGGGCTGCTGCGCATTCGCATGACCGACTCCGGCGCCGGGTTCGATCATCAGCGTGTCCTGCAGGGTGACGCCTGCCCGGACGAGTCCCTCTCGGGGCGCGGCATCAAGCTATTGCAGGGCATGTGTGACTCACTGTGCTACTACGGGCGGGGGAACCTGGTGGAGGCGCGGTTCCGTCTCGCTCCCCGTGAACGCGATGACCGCGGCGCCGGTGAGGACTGA
- a CDS encoding STAS domain-containing protein encodes MPLVVTRDEDAGELIIRVTGQFDFGLHRDFRDAYRDASDVKRFVVDLQETDYMDSSALGMLLLLREHAESNVAQVELRNVRGELERILRIANFHQLFPMRG; translated from the coding sequence ATGCCACTGGTAGTGACACGCGACGAGGACGCAGGCGAGCTGATCATCCGCGTCACGGGGCAGTTCGATTTCGGGCTGCACAGGGACTTCCGCGACGCCTACCGGGACGCCAGCGACGTCAAGCGCTTCGTGGTGGATCTTCAGGAGACCGACTACATGGACAGCTCGGCGCTCGGGATGCTGCTGCTTCTGCGCGAGCACGCCGAGAGCAACGTTGCCCAGGTGGAGCTGCGCAACGTGCGCGGTGAACTGGAACGAATTCTGCGCATTGCCAACTTTCACCAGCTATTCCCGATGCGGGGGTGA
- a CDS encoding methyl-accepting chemotaxis protein: MKPAAARVFIASGITVMLAVVAWWQPALAAPAVLAAGALWAVLGRLSSDGEWSRPGAVDRDDALERELRGFLDDMNESLNAEFRQIRDDLGQIRSLVTDAVQQINASFVGVNEKTQEQSELAERVMQTSSEDDADGSLGIRQFVNETESILENYVEMVVQMSRHSVDAAHAIDDIVSQMDAIGGLLQDIRGIAKQTDLLALNASIEAARAGEAGRGFAVVAEQVRVLAEQANTFNDQIAEQVSSARGIIDHAKSSVSEMASQDMNESLNARNRISTMMQDLEALDQRVDQGVARISALTGAIDGHVQDAVRALQFEDISTQLLDNSAKGVDGLDHYLAGIRGVVAEVTDDAAGADYARRLRDARTALAQQREAREQERRSLRSVSQSDMDAGDVELF; encoded by the coding sequence ATGAAGCCAGCTGCCGCCCGCGTGTTCATTGCGAGCGGGATCACCGTCATGCTTGCGGTCGTGGCGTGGTGGCAACCTGCGCTCGCGGCCCCCGCGGTGCTTGCGGCAGGTGCCCTGTGGGCTGTCCTGGGCCGTCTGTCATCGGATGGGGAATGGTCCAGGCCCGGCGCAGTCGACCGGGATGACGCGCTGGAGCGGGAGCTGCGCGGGTTCCTCGATGACATGAATGAAAGCCTCAATGCGGAGTTCCGGCAGATTCGCGATGACCTGGGCCAGATCCGCTCGCTGGTGACCGATGCCGTGCAGCAGATCAACGCCAGCTTCGTGGGCGTCAATGAAAAGACGCAGGAGCAATCGGAACTTGCCGAGCGCGTCATGCAGACGTCCTCGGAAGACGACGCCGACGGCTCCCTCGGTATCAGGCAGTTCGTGAACGAGACGGAGAGCATTCTGGAGAACTACGTCGAGATGGTGGTGCAGATGAGCCGCCACAGCGTGGATGCGGCGCACGCCATCGACGATATCGTCAGCCAGATGGATGCCATTGGCGGGCTGCTGCAGGACATCCGGGGGATTGCCAAACAGACGGATCTGCTGGCGCTGAATGCCAGTATCGAGGCTGCCCGGGCCGGCGAGGCAGGCCGCGGGTTTGCAGTGGTGGCCGAACAGGTGCGCGTGCTGGCGGAGCAGGCGAACACGTTCAATGACCAGATTGCCGAGCAGGTGTCCAGCGCGCGGGGCATCATCGATCACGCCAAGTCGTCGGTGAGCGAGATGGCCTCCCAGGACATGAACGAATCTCTCAACGCGCGCAACCGCATCAGCACCATGATGCAGGACCTGGAAGCACTTGATCAGAGAGTGGACCAGGGGGTTGCCCGAATCTCCGCGCTCACCGGCGCCATCGACGGCCACGTCCAGGATGCGGTGCGCGCCCTCCAGTTCGAGGACATCTCCACCCAGCTGCTGGACAATTCAGCCAAGGGGGTGGACGGACTGGACCACTACCTTGCCGGTATCCGTGGCGTGGTGGCCGAGGTCACTGACGACGCCGCCGGTGCGGATTATGCCCGGCGTCTGCGTGACGCCCGCACCGCGCTTGCCCAACAGCGCGAGGCGCGGGAGCAGGAGCGCCGCTCTCTGCGCTCCGTCTCACAGAGTGATATGGACGCCGGCGACGTGGAGCTGTTCTAG
- a CDS encoding response regulator produces MGKILAVDDSATMRQMVATALKESGHQVFEAGDGKEALSKAQKERFDLVITDVNMPQMDGLTLIKELRGLANYRFTPILFLTTESGADMKQQAKASGATGWLVKPFKPDQLLATVGKVLR; encoded by the coding sequence ATGGGCAAGATTCTGGCGGTAGACGATTCCGCGACCATGCGTCAGATGGTGGCCACCGCGCTAAAGGAAAGCGGCCACCAGGTGTTCGAGGCCGGTGACGGCAAGGAGGCGCTCAGCAAGGCGCAGAAGGAGCGGTTCGACCTGGTGATCACCGATGTCAACATGCCGCAGATGGACGGTCTCACCCTGATCAAGGAGCTGCGTGGTCTTGCCAACTACCGGTTTACCCCCATTCTGTTCCTCACCACCGAATCCGGCGCCGACATGAAGCAGCAGGCCAAGGCGTCCGGTGCCACCGGCTGGCTGGTGAAACCATTCAAACCGGATCAGTTGCTGGCGACGGTTGGCAAGGTGCTGCGATGA
- a CDS encoding GAF domain-containing hybrid sensor histidine kinase/response regulator: MQQTNVDDHARTAALDALRIMDTAPEARFDRFTRLASRLFSVPICAVTLLDAHRQWFKSAVGLSMSETTRGDSFCQYALGQPDIFEVPDLQADARFDRNPYVIGEPWLRYYAGAPIAAPDGTHLGTLCLMDTRPRRLTGDQREDLLELAHLVERELAVENLSDAIETQQRRVQAFAAGKREAEAANRAKSEFLARMSHEIRTPMNGMLGMLELLDRAQLSDEQRRYVEVARSSGDLLLGLINDLLDLSSIEAGKMVFRREPFDLGRTLQQLDDLMMPLAREKGLALTVTPPPGLPAAVVGDQQRLHQVLLNLVGNAIKYTEQGRVAVRVQAMETGEAALRLDFHVTDTGPGIAPGDRQSIFEAFNQVGGHGVGESRGTGLGLPIARRLAEGMGGAITLESRPGEGSTFTFTVTLGYADQQPVPAQRSPATPSGADGGQSRRVLVAEDDAASRMVVKSLLERDGHSVTMAVRGDEALEKARTDGPFDLILLDVEMPGLTGPQVASRLRQGDAEGGLARARIAALTAHAMRGDRERLLAAGMDDYLQKPLRLGELRALVQSCTVAAPARSPARADPDKGATLLPDRTHLLEQFGGDEALLADLMQTLYDSLVDRQRVLRQAWEEGDHQVLHREVHALKGMFGNMAMEVAREQAAQVEEALANHGGQLPDRVRELDRLLSDARAQLAPLCSVPRGGGH, translated from the coding sequence TTGCAGCAGACCAACGTTGATGACCACGCCCGCACGGCGGCACTGGATGCGCTGCGCATCATGGACACCGCGCCGGAAGCCAGGTTCGACCGTTTCACGCGGCTCGCCTCCCGCCTGTTCTCCGTACCGATCTGCGCCGTGACACTGCTGGACGCGCACCGTCAGTGGTTCAAGTCCGCGGTGGGATTGTCCATGTCCGAAACCACCAGGGGCGACTCCTTCTGCCAGTACGCGCTCGGGCAGCCGGACATTTTCGAGGTGCCGGACCTGCAGGCGGACGCGCGCTTCGACCGCAATCCCTACGTGATCGGTGAGCCCTGGCTGCGGTACTACGCCGGTGCCCCGATCGCCGCGCCGGACGGCACCCACCTGGGAACGCTCTGCCTGATGGATACGCGACCCCGCCGCCTGACAGGGGACCAGCGGGAGGATCTCCTGGAGCTGGCGCACCTGGTGGAGCGGGAGCTGGCCGTCGAGAACCTCAGTGATGCCATCGAGACACAGCAGCGCCGCGTGCAGGCGTTCGCTGCCGGTAAACGGGAGGCGGAAGCAGCCAATCGTGCCAAGAGCGAGTTTCTGGCGCGCATGAGTCACGAGATCCGCACGCCCATGAATGGCATGCTCGGCATGCTGGAGCTTCTGGACCGGGCGCAACTGAGCGACGAGCAGCGGCGTTACGTGGAGGTGGCGCGCAGCTCGGGGGATCTGCTGCTCGGCTTGATCAACGATCTGCTCGATCTGTCCAGTATCGAGGCCGGCAAAATGGTGTTCCGCCGGGAGCCCTTCGATCTGGGGCGTACCCTGCAGCAGCTGGATGACCTGATGATGCCGCTGGCGCGGGAGAAGGGCCTTGCGCTGACAGTGACGCCGCCGCCCGGGTTGCCGGCAGCCGTGGTGGGGGATCAGCAGCGCCTGCATCAGGTGCTGCTCAATCTTGTCGGCAATGCCATCAAGTATACCGAGCAGGGCCGTGTCGCCGTTCGCGTGCAGGCGATGGAAACGGGTGAAGCCGCGCTGCGCCTGGATTTCCATGTCACCGATACCGGGCCGGGTATCGCGCCTGGAGACCGGCAATCCATCTTCGAAGCGTTCAATCAGGTTGGTGGTCATGGCGTGGGGGAATCGCGGGGAACCGGGCTGGGATTACCCATCGCCCGGCGGCTTGCCGAAGGCATGGGCGGGGCCATCACCCTGGAGAGCCGGCCGGGCGAGGGCAGTACGTTCACGTTCACGGTGACCCTTGGCTACGCGGATCAGCAACCCGTCCCCGCTCAGCGGTCGCCGGCGACGCCGTCCGGTGCCGATGGGGGGCAGTCCCGCCGCGTTCTGGTTGCCGAGGATGATGCGGCGAGCCGCATGGTGGTGAAATCACTGCTCGAGCGTGACGGCCACAGCGTGACAATGGCTGTCCGGGGCGACGAGGCGCTGGAAAAGGCGCGCACCGATGGGCCGTTCGACCTGATCCTGCTGGACGTGGAGATGCCCGGGTTGACGGGCCCGCAAGTGGCGAGCCGGCTGCGACAGGGTGACGCGGAGGGTGGCCTGGCGCGCGCGCGCATTGCCGCACTGACCGCTCACGCCATGCGCGGAGACCGGGAGCGGTTGCTCGCCGCCGGCATGGACGACTACCTGCAGAAGCCGCTGCGGCTGGGTGAACTCCGGGCGCTGGTGCAGTCCTGCACTGTGGCCGCCCCGGCGAGGAGTCCTGCCCGGGCCGACCCGGACAAAGGCGCCACCCTGTTGCCGGACCGCACCCACCTGCTGGAGCAGTTTGGTGGTGACGAAGCGCTGCTCGCCGATCTGATGCAGACCCTGTATGACAGCCTGGTCGACCGCCAGCGTGTGCTGCGGCAGGCGTGGGAGGAGGGGGATCACCAGGTGCTCCACCGGGAGGTGCACGCGCTGAAAGGGATGTTCGGCAACATGGCCATGGAAGTGGCCCGAGAACAGGCGGCGCAGGTGGAAGAGGCTCTTGCGAACCACGGCGGCCAGCTGCCGGACCGCGTCCGGGAGCTGGATCGGTTGCTCAGTGATGCGCGTGCCCAGCTCGCACCGCTGTGCTCGGTGCCCCGGGGCGGGGGGCACTGA
- a CDS encoding AAA family ATPase has translation MSTNASSVQGSGLLQAPFHYADGERETRMNLLLQHLQVGERVVILEGDPGSGRTHLLHRILTRKDHGLQTHAVTVEPEVTFTEILLGMLEQFQHAEPTASAPNRIRDYAAERITGMLRAGESPVLAVDDADRLEPAMLDNLLAFREEARIASGRTLSLLLIGSHRLALQVAERDTEKRQSNPVAVSLHGLEPAATREFIRQALEADGDTAGHLLASLDIDAVHASSGGRPGAILQAARKQLAGGGEKPRPKKTASRSRPKTRRTLPAWLQLRGPKRSVAVVAAAASGLLVTLFALAWQLGDAPEPATVAQSLEVDPASAKGPSPGERLVVDVPVIDLDAEPPATAPETGEEPPVDLSGALPLFSHSEAAETDLTALAETRPQPDESADDAGESGETAAEDASPLQRALAEGQAWREDQSSDDWTVQLVGGRSPDNLRSWMESHNGAVDAYMLVTEWDGGDWYVVVTGADASESDARERLAELPDEVRQGGEWVRQLSDFQ, from the coding sequence ATGTCGACTAACGCCAGCAGCGTCCAGGGGAGCGGGCTCCTGCAGGCACCCTTCCACTACGCCGATGGCGAACGCGAAACGCGCATGAACCTGCTCCTGCAACACCTGCAGGTGGGCGAGCGTGTCGTCATTCTCGAAGGCGACCCGGGCAGTGGCCGCACACACCTCCTCCACCGGATCCTCACCCGCAAGGATCACGGGCTGCAGACGCACGCCGTGACCGTGGAACCGGAGGTGACGTTCACGGAGATCCTGCTGGGCATGCTGGAGCAGTTTCAGCACGCAGAGCCCACGGCGAGCGCGCCCAACCGCATCCGCGACTACGCAGCGGAACGGATCACCGGCATGCTCCGGGCCGGAGAGTCCCCTGTGCTGGCAGTAGACGACGCGGACCGGCTCGAGCCGGCCATGCTGGACAATCTGCTGGCGTTTCGCGAAGAAGCACGGATCGCATCCGGCCGCACCCTGAGCCTGCTGCTGATCGGCTCCCACCGCCTTGCCCTGCAGGTTGCGGAGCGGGACACCGAGAAACGCCAGAGCAATCCCGTGGCCGTCTCGCTGCACGGGCTCGAGCCTGCGGCAACCCGGGAGTTCATCCGCCAGGCCCTGGAAGCGGACGGCGACACGGCCGGCCACCTCCTGGCGAGCCTCGACATCGACGCCGTCCACGCCAGCAGTGGCGGCCGCCCCGGCGCCATACTCCAGGCCGCCCGCAAACAGCTGGCGGGCGGAGGAGAGAAACCGCGCCCGAAGAAAACGGCCAGCCGTTCGCGACCGAAGACCCGCCGGACGCTGCCGGCGTGGCTGCAGCTTCGCGGGCCGAAACGCAGCGTGGCCGTTGTGGCAGCGGCAGCCAGTGGCTTGCTGGTAACGCTGTTTGCCCTTGCCTGGCAACTGGGCGATGCACCGGAACCGGCCACCGTGGCGCAGTCACTGGAAGTGGACCCGGCGTCGGCCAAGGGTCCAAGCCCCGGTGAGCGGCTGGTCGTGGATGTCCCCGTCATCGATCTGGACGCCGAGCCGCCGGCCACCGCCCCGGAAACCGGGGAAGAACCGCCGGTCGATCTCTCCGGTGCACTGCCACTGTTCAGCCACTCGGAAGCCGCGGAGACCGACCTGACCGCGCTCGCCGAGACCCGCCCGCAACCGGACGAGAGCGCGGACGACGCCGGAGAATCCGGTGAAACGGCCGCGGAGGATGCCTCACCATTGCAGCGTGCGCTGGCCGAGGGCCAGGCGTGGCGGGAGGACCAATCCAGTGATGACTGGACGGTACAACTGGTGGGGGGCCGTAGCCCGGACAACCTCCGCTCCTGGATGGAGAGCCACAACGGCGCGGTGGACGCGTACATGCTGGTGACCGAATGGGATGGAGGCGACTGGTACGTGGTCGTCACCGGTGCGGATGCCAGCGAGAGCGATGCCCGCGAACGCCTGGCAGAGCTCCCCGACGAAGTGCGCCAGGGCGGGGAATGGGTCCGCCAGCTGAGCGACTTCCAATAG
- a CDS encoding flagellar hook-length control protein FliK: protein MLPPSSTAQSGIVRIPESASGPALRNWQAGQVIDAVARSATQNGRVTLQLGGEQIQARTNQPLQAGERIQVQVLRQDGGALTLRILPSEASREASEAMRQLLPRQTSGAGLLANVAQAVTQPSAQTRSLPEPVQQALRTFWQALPDSTQVSRSDGLRQAVADSGLHLERRLLAIGAGQEPPNAVRTDQKGQLSNLLTQVFRALEARPQQRGGEQSPPAPTPQPQPRLTPVTAPRPPAPLQPAPQPQSSPLLPQPTSAGAGQAPATAQERATAPQQPMNPTPPPGPQARGIPPPPPPAATLSGLAGAGEMLTELARQTDSTMARLQLTQLSLLAGDALPLFFELPVRDGRQIDLIQFHLEQQSGGSDQEDEKTWRVMLSFNFEGLGPMHTMVHLSPDAVATTWWAEREGTATFLESQLATLETRLQDMGFRVANMTCMHGKPPSPDTHPDTGPRRGLLDEQA from the coding sequence ATGCTGCCTCCATCTAGCACGGCACAATCCGGCATCGTTCGCATCCCCGAATCGGCGTCGGGGCCCGCCCTGCGCAACTGGCAGGCCGGGCAGGTCATCGATGCCGTGGCACGCAGCGCAACGCAGAACGGACGCGTGACCCTGCAGCTCGGCGGCGAGCAGATCCAGGCGCGGACGAACCAGCCCCTGCAGGCCGGTGAGCGTATCCAGGTCCAGGTGCTGCGTCAGGACGGCGGCGCCCTGACCCTGCGCATCCTGCCATCCGAAGCCAGCCGCGAAGCGTCGGAAGCGATGCGGCAACTGCTGCCAAGACAGACCAGTGGCGCCGGCCTGCTGGCCAATGTTGCACAGGCCGTCACTCAGCCCTCTGCGCAGACCCGGAGCCTGCCCGAACCGGTGCAGCAGGCGCTGCGCACATTCTGGCAGGCGCTGCCGGACAGCACGCAGGTCTCCCGCAGCGACGGCCTGCGGCAGGCTGTTGCGGACAGTGGCCTGCACCTGGAGCGGCGGCTGCTCGCCATTGGCGCGGGACAGGAACCTCCCAACGCGGTCCGCACGGATCAAAAAGGCCAGCTCAGCAACCTGCTGACCCAGGTGTTCCGGGCGCTGGAGGCGCGCCCACAACAACGGGGCGGCGAGCAATCACCACCCGCCCCCACACCGCAACCGCAACCGCGACTGACACCCGTCACCGCGCCACGCCCGCCCGCGCCCCTGCAACCGGCACCGCAGCCGCAGTCATCACCGCTGCTGCCGCAACCGACGTCAGCGGGCGCCGGTCAGGCGCCAGCCACCGCCCAGGAGCGTGCAACAGCACCCCAGCAGCCCATGAACCCGACACCGCCGCCGGGGCCGCAGGCCCGGGGCATTCCGCCGCCACCTCCTCCTGCCGCAACGCTGTCCGGCCTCGCCGGCGCCGGCGAGATGCTCACCGAGCTCGCCCGCCAGACCGACTCCACCATGGCGCGGCTTCAGCTCACTCAGCTGTCACTGCTGGCCGGCGATGCCCTGCCCCTGTTCTTCGAGCTGCCGGTACGGGACGGTCGCCAGATCGACCTCATCCAGTTCCACCTGGAACAGCAGTCCGGTGGCAGCGATCAGGAGGACGAGAAGACGTGGCGGGTGATGCTGAGCTTCAACTTCGAGGGGCTGGGGCCGATGCACACGATGGTGCATCTGTCCCCGGACGCGGTGGCCACCACATGGTGGGCGGAGCGGGAAGGCACGGCAACATTCCTGGAGAGCCAGCTGGCGACACTGGAGACGCGCCTGCAGGACATGGGATTCCGGGTGGCGAACATGACCTGCATGCACGGCAAGCCGCCATCGCCGGACACCCACCCGGACACCGGACCACGCCGAGGATTGCTCGATGAACAGGCATAG
- a CDS encoding EscU/YscU/HrcU family type III secretion system export apparatus switch protein, whose protein sequence is MNRHSPPHQRLAIALEYDGEGAPTVTAKGANDLADAIVALAQSHDVPVHGDQTLARLLSQVDVDEEIPERLYRVVAEVLAFAYLLKGRTPDG, encoded by the coding sequence ATGAACAGGCATAGCCCGCCCCACCAACGGCTCGCCATCGCACTGGAATACGACGGCGAAGGCGCTCCCACGGTCACCGCCAAGGGCGCGAACGATCTCGCCGACGCCATTGTCGCGCTGGCCCAGTCCCACGACGTGCCGGTTCACGGCGATCAGACGCTGGCACGCCTGCTGTCACAGGTGGATGTGGACGAAGAGATCCCGGAACGACTGTACCGGGTAGTGGCGGAAGTGCTTGCGTTCGCCTATCTGCTCAAAGGAAGGACACCCGACGGGTAA
- a CDS encoding DUF2802 domain-containing protein, with the protein MTLSVLIAVAALVIAIVAAAVVIVQVRRAEARLSGLRHERRRVLESVEGLSSGAVAQGERVARLEQELRRLKERLSMLSSRETSSEAFEQAIRMARKGQTADEIASSSGLSKVEADLVVLIHQEHEDDI; encoded by the coding sequence ATGACCCTGAGTGTTCTGATCGCGGTAGCCGCCCTTGTCATTGCCATCGTCGCTGCGGCTGTGGTGATCGTGCAGGTTCGGCGGGCGGAAGCCCGCCTCTCCGGGTTGCGTCATGAGCGGCGGCGTGTGCTGGAATCAGTGGAAGGGCTGTCCTCCGGCGCCGTGGCCCAGGGTGAGCGGGTTGCGCGTCTTGAGCAGGAGCTGCGCCGGCTCAAGGAGCGGTTGTCCATGCTCAGCTCCCGCGAGACCAGCAGTGAAGCCTTCGAGCAGGCCATCCGCATGGCCCGCAAGGGACAGACCGCCGACGAGATCGCCAGCAGCAGTGGGCTGAGCAAGGTCGAGGCGGATCTGGTCGTGCTCATCCACCAGGAGCACGAGGACGACATCTGA
- a CDS encoding chemotaxis protein CheW, translated as MAQQQAHNHEEQEQFQGPLTQWVTFSLADETYGIDVMRVQEVLPMSEIAPVPGAPRFVLGIINLRGNVVTVIDTRMRFGLESRDTDNASRIVVIETGDQVAGILVDSVAEVMNVREDEVDTAPNVGNEESSKYIYGVVSRGEELLILVDVNKLLSREEWEEISSL; from the coding sequence ATGGCGCAGCAACAGGCTCACAATCACGAGGAGCAGGAACAGTTCCAGGGGCCGTTGACCCAGTGGGTCACGTTTTCACTGGCTGACGAGACTTACGGCATCGACGTGATGCGCGTGCAGGAAGTCCTGCCCATGAGCGAAATCGCCCCGGTGCCGGGAGCGCCGCGGTTCGTGCTCGGTATCATCAACCTGCGCGGCAACGTGGTGACAGTCATTGACACCCGCATGCGTTTCGGTCTTGAATCCCGTGACACGGACAACGCCAGCCGCATCGTGGTCATCGAGACCGGCGATCAGGTCGCCGGGATTCTCGTGGACAGCGTGGCGGAAGTCATGAACGTCCGTGAAGACGAGGTGGACACGGCCCCCAACGTGGGTAACGAGGAGTCCTCCAAGTACATCTACGGTGTTGTCAGTCGCGGTGAGGAACTGCTCATCCTGGTGGATGTCAACAAACTTCTGAGTCGGGAGGAATGGGAAGAGATTTCCTCCCTCTGA
- a CDS encoding chemotaxis protein CheW: MGDASQRQQPTLVDQHDAVRDYLDALLQEIPDFEAEARAVPEPEPPAPAAPVAAEPAVEAPVSAPAPAVEPEPEPEPAPVALAEPAPEEPVTEAETEASADAAPPAADPVIEEPVARGDEAVQALFFTVGGLKLAVPLTELHSVVPRRDVEVTPMPRQPEWHMGLMRYRNRNVRVIDTVTMVLPPDKRQTEEALAAPEHILVVGDGGWGLACHAIGDVVRLRPDEVKWRKQGSQRPWLAGTVIGHLSALIDTSAFTRMLETQAPKR, encoded by the coding sequence ATGGGTGATGCCAGCCAACGACAGCAGCCGACTCTGGTGGACCAGCACGATGCGGTCCGCGATTACCTGGACGCGCTGCTGCAGGAGATCCCGGATTTCGAGGCCGAAGCCCGCGCCGTGCCGGAGCCAGAGCCACCGGCACCGGCTGCGCCCGTGGCGGCCGAGCCGGCCGTGGAAGCGCCGGTATCGGCTCCGGCACCGGCCGTGGAACCCGAACCCGAGCCCGAACCTGCCCCGGTTGCGTTAGCCGAGCCAGCGCCGGAGGAGCCGGTCACCGAAGCAGAGACGGAGGCGTCCGCAGACGCTGCGCCGCCCGCCGCAGACCCCGTGATCGAAGAACCGGTGGCCCGTGGCGACGAGGCCGTGCAGGCGCTGTTCTTCACGGTGGGTGGGCTGAAGCTGGCGGTCCCGCTCACGGAGCTCCACAGTGTGGTGCCACGACGCGATGTGGAAGTCACGCCCATGCCGCGGCAGCCGGAATGGCACATGGGGCTGATGCGTTACCGCAACCGCAATGTCCGTGTGATCGATACCGTGACCATGGTGCTGCCCCCGGATAAACGGCAGACCGAAGAGGCGCTGGCGGCGCCGGAGCATATCCTGGTCGTGGGTGATGGCGGCTGGGGGCTTGCCTGTCACGCCATCGGTGACGTGGTGCGATTGCGTCCCGACGAGGTGAAGTGGCGCAAGCAGGGGAGTCAACGGCCCTGGCTGGCGGGGACCGTGATCGGTCATCTGAGTGCGCTGATCGACACCAGCGCATTTACACGAATGCTGGAGACGCAGGCGCCAAAACGTTGA